GGCACCGCCGCCTTTATCCCGTTGTCTTTTGCGGAAAGGGCGGCAAGCCTCTTGCTGGGGGGAATGTAATATGGAAACACTGACATCTCCACTACCTTTATATGCTGTACTGGTTTCCCTGCTGGCAGCCGTCCTGATCGGGTTCTCTGGCCAGAAACCCAATCTGCGGGAATTTTGGACCATCGCCGCGGCCGTTATCAAGTTTGGCTTAGTGGCGGCGATGCTGCCAGCTGTCTTGCAGGGCCGCATCATTGAGTTTACAGTATTGCCGGTACTGCCGGGACTGGAGTTGAAGTTCAAGGTGGATGCCCTGGGCCTGGTTTTTGGCCTGGTCGCCTCCTTCCTTTGGATCATCACTTCTTTTTATTCCATCGGCTATGTCCGTTCCTTACAGGAAAAAGCCCAGACCAGGTATTTCGCCTGTTTTGCCATTGCCCTGGCGGCGACCATGGGGGTGGCCTTTTCCGCCAATTTGTTTACCACCTTTGTGTTTTACGAGATAATTACCCTCTGCACCTTCCCCTTAGTGGCGCACAAGGGAACGGCCGAGGCCTTAAGCGGTGCCCGGCGGTATATCGTGTACCTCTTGGGAACCTCCCTTGCCTTCCAGTTGCCGGCCATTTTTTTAACCTATCATCTTGCCGGAACCCTGGACTTTGCGCATCAAGGCATTTTCCAAGGGGCAGGGGTTAGCGCCGGCCTGCTTGGCCTGATCTTTTTCCTGTTTATGGCCGGGATTACCAAAGCCGCAATCATGCCCTTCCATTCCTGGCTGCCGGCAGCCATGGTGGCCCCGACTCCGGTCAGCGCCCTCTTGCATGCGGTGGCCGTGGTCAAAACCGGGGTGTTTGTGGTGATCAAAGTGGTCCTCCATGTCTTTGGAGTGGACCTCCTGGCGGATCTGGGATTTGCCGTGATCCTGGCCTATGTCGCTGCCTTTACGATTGTTGCCGCTTCTGTCATCGCCCTGACCCAGGACAACCTGAAAGCCCGGCTGGCCTATTCCACCATTTCCCAGCTGTCCTATGTGATCCTGGGGGTGGCCTTATTGACGCCAATGGCTATTGCTGGCAGCATTTTGCAGATTGTAGTCCATGCCTTTGGCAAGATCACCCTGTTTTTTACCGCCGGGGCTATCTACGTGGCTGCCCATAAGACCAATATCAGCGAGCTCAATGGCATTGGGCGGCAGATGCCCTTCACCATGGCGGCCTTTACCGTCGGGGCCTTATCCATGATTGGCATCCCCCCCTTGGGCGGGTTCTTAAGCAAGTGGTATCTTGGCTTGGGGGCTGTGGAAGCAGGCCAGCTCCCTGTCCTCCTGGTGCTGATGACCAGCACCGTCCTAAATGCCTGTTATTTTTTGCCCATCGTCTACGCGGCCTTCTTCAAGGAGCCGACCCCTGATCCCCAGGACAGTCATCACCAGGAAGAGGCCGGGCAAATTCGCGAGGCACCGGTAATGATGCTCTGGCCATTGCTTTTGACGGCATTTGGAGCAATAGGATTGTTTTTCGTCCCCGCAGTTTTTCTTGATCTGACCAGGATGATTGTCCAAGCTGCAACAGGAGGGAGTTAGATGCAAAAAGCAGGGGAATTTTCTGCCAGCCCCAATTATTTCAAGTATCTCAAGTATTTATTCTATCTTGGCCTGATTGTGACCTTAGGCGCCGACTTTTTTGTGGAGCGTAAGAAGGTCTATTTCCCCTGGGAGTTGATTCCCGGCCTGTATGCAGCTTTTGGATTTTTTGGCTGCTATTTGATCATAAAATTTGCCAAAACCCTGGGCTACCACTGGCTAATGAAAGAGGAAGACTATTATGACTAATTTTACAGCTTATTTAACACCAGGGCTGATTTTCATCCTGGGGGCTTTGCTGATCCCGCTTTTGCGGGGAAGAGTGCGGCAGTTTTACCTCTTAGGCTTGCCGGTATTGGCTTACATCAGTCTTTTGCATCTGCCGGAAGGGGCCGGCCTCACCCTGAGTTATCTGGGATATGAGCTGGTTTTGGCCCGGGTAGACCGGCTGAGCCTGGCCTTTGCCCAGATCCTGATCATTGCGGCCATGATTGGCTTTATCTACAGCAGCCACTTAAAAGAGGCGGCACAGCCGGTGGCAGCGGCCCTGTACGCCGGCAGCGCCTTAGGCGTAGTTTTTGCCGGGGATTTGCTCACCTTGTTTATCTTCTGGGAGGTTATGGCCCTGGCCTCCACCTGGCTGATCTGGGCCCGGGCCACCAAGGCCTCCTATGAGGCGGGGCTGAGGTATATCCTGGTGCATATCTTTGGCGGGCTGTGCCTTCTGACGGGCATCTTTTTGCATGTTGGCCAAACCGGTTCCATCGCCTTTTCCATGATGGAGTTAAACGGGCCGGCATCTTACCTGATCTTATTGGGATTTATTGTAAACGCGGCGGTACCGCCTTTTTCCGCCTGGCTTTCCGATGCCTATCCGGAGGCCACAACAACAGGCATTATTTTCCTGGCCGCCTTTACCACCAAGACGGCAGTCTATGTTTTGCTCCGGGGTTTTCCCGGCACCGAGCTTTTGATGTGGCTTGGGGCCGTCATGGCCATTTACGGTGTGGTTTTAACCATGCTGGCCGATGACATCCGGCGGCTTTTGTCTTATCACATTATCAGCCAGGTTGGCTACATGGTGGCAGGGGTTGGCATCGGCACCGCCCTGGCCTTAAACGGGGCGGCAGCCCATGCCATTGCCAATATCCTGTATAAAGGCTTGCTGATGATGGGAGTCGGGGCCATTTTGCAGATGACCGGGCGGTGCAAGCTGTCGGAACTGGGCGGCCTTTACCGCACCATGCCGGTGACCCTTATCCTATACCTGATTGCCGGGTTTTCTATCTCCGGCGTTCCGTTATTTGCCGGCTTTATCAGCAAGACCATGATCCTGGATGCCGCTGCCAAGGAGCACCTGGCTGTTGTCTGGCTGCTGCTGAAGCTTGCCTCGGTGGGGACCTTCCTCAGCACTACCTTAA
This region of Syntrophomonadaceae bacterium genomic DNA includes:
- a CDS encoding monovalent cation/H+ antiporter subunit D family protein, with the protein product METLTSPLPLYAVLVSLLAAVLIGFSGQKPNLREFWTIAAAVIKFGLVAAMLPAVLQGRIIEFTVLPVLPGLELKFKVDALGLVFGLVASFLWIITSFYSIGYVRSLQEKAQTRYFACFAIALAATMGVAFSANLFTTFVFYEIITLCTFPLVAHKGTAEALSGARRYIVYLLGTSLAFQLPAIFLTYHLAGTLDFAHQGIFQGAGVSAGLLGLIFFLFMAGITKAAIMPFHSWLPAAMVAPTPVSALLHAVAVVKTGVFVVIKVVLHVFGVDLLADLGFAVILAYVAAFTIVAASVIALTQDNLKARLAYSTISQLSYVILGVALLTPMAIAGSILQIVVHAFGKITLFFTAGAIYVAAHKTNISELNGIGRQMPFTMAAFTVGALSMIGIPPLGGFLSKWYLGLGAVEAGQLPVLLVLMTSTVLNACYFLPIVYAAFFKEPTPDPQDSHHQEEAGQIREAPVMMLWPLLLTAFGAIGLFFVPAVFLDLTRMIVQAATGGS
- a CDS encoding Na(+)/H(+) antiporter subunit D; translation: MTNFTAYLTPGLIFILGALLIPLLRGRVRQFYLLGLPVLAYISLLHLPEGAGLTLSYLGYELVLARVDRLSLAFAQILIIAAMIGFIYSSHLKEAAQPVAAALYAGSALGVVFAGDLLTLFIFWEVMALASTWLIWARATKASYEAGLRYILVHIFGGLCLLTGIFLHVGQTGSIAFSMMELNGPASYLILLGFIVNAAVPPFSAWLSDAYPEATTTGIIFLAAFTTKTAVYVLLRGFPGTELLMWLGAVMAIYGVVLTMLADDIRRLLSYHIISQVGYMVAGVGIGTALALNGAAAHAIANILYKGLLMMGVGAILQMTGRCKLSELGGLYRTMPVTLILYLIAGFSISGVPLFAGFISKTMILDAAAKEHLAVVWLLLKLASVGTFLSTTLKVPYYAFFGRDSGLRPKEAPLNMLVAMGLAAGLCILIGVYPQALYQILPYQASHFPYTAKHVVGALQLLFFTALAYFVFPRRDPASSKGYIILDTDWIYRKGAQAFMAFLRQPLASFRVALARIFFEKVPNSLVWAGRDPVTALRIAFDTLRQQWVPAEARAGLAESIKQQKQVYPYNLQRHWTIAPTVLWVVLLLLAFTFAYYF